One genomic window of Choloepus didactylus isolate mChoDid1 chromosome 27, mChoDid1.pri, whole genome shotgun sequence includes the following:
- the SHKBP1 gene encoding SH3KBP1-binding protein 1, translating into MAAAAAAAEGVPGRAPVGEVIHLNVGGKRFSTSRQTLTWIPDSFFSSLLSGRISTLKDEAGAIFIDRDPTVFAPILNFLRTKELDPRGVHGSSLLHEAQFYGLTPLVRRLQLREELDRSSCGNVLFNGYLPPPVFPVKRRNRHSLVGPQQAGGRPAPVRRSHTMPPNLGNAGLLGRMLEEKAPPSPSGIPEEPGMVRLVCGHHNWIAVAYTQFLVCYRLKEASGWQLVFSSPRLDWPIERLALTARVPGGALGEHDKMVAAATGSEVLLWALQAEGGGSEIGVFHLGVPVEALFFVGNQLIATSHTGRIGVWNAVTKHWQVQEVQPITSYDAAGSFLLLGCNNGSIYYVDVQKFPLRMKDNDLLVSELYRDPAEDGVTALSVYLTPKTSDSGNWIEIAYGTSSGGVRVIVQHPETVGSGPQLFQTFTVHRSPVTKIMLSEKHLISVCADNNHVRTWSVTRFRGMISTQPGSTPLASFKILALESADGHGGCSAGNDIGPYGERDDQQVFIQKVVPGASQLFVRLSSTGQRVCSVRSVDGSPTTAFTVLECEGSRRLGSRPRRYLLTGQANGSLAMWDLTTAMDGLGQAPAGGLTEEELMEELEQCELAPLGSSRGSLPSPSPRTSLTSLHLASSNTSLSGLRGSPSPPQAEARRRGGGSFVERCQELVRSGPEPRRPPTPAPRPSTGLGAPLTPPKTKLNETSF; encoded by the exons ATGGCAGCAGCAGCGGCTGCAGCCGAGGGGGTCCCGGGTCGGGCACCTGTCGGGGAGGTGATTCATCTGAATGTGGGAGGCAAGAG ATTCAGTACTTCCCGCCAGACCCTCACCTGGATCCCAGACTCCTTCTTCTCCAG TCTTCTGAGCGGGCGCATCTCGACTCTAAAAGATGAGGCTGGAGCG ATCTTCATTGACAGGGATCCCACCGTCTTTGCCCCCATCCTCAACTTCCTGCGTACCAAAGAGTTGGACCCCAG GGGTGTCCACGGTTCCAGCCTCCTCCACGAAGCCCAGTTCTATGGGCTCACTCCTCTGG TTCGTCGCCTGCAGCTGCGGGAGGAGCTGGATCGATCTTCTTGTGGAAACGTCCTCTTCAACGGTTACCTGCCCCCACCAG TGTTCCCGGTGAAGCGGCGGAACCGCCACAGCCTGGTGGGGCCCCAGCAGGCGGGAGGACGCCCAGCCCCTGTTCGACGGAGCCACACGATGCCCCCCAACCTGGGCAACGCGGGGCTGCTGGGCCGCATGTTGGAGGAGAAAGCCCCTCCTTCTCCCTCAG ggATACCCGAGGAGCCGGGCATGGTGCGCCTGGTGTGTGGACACCACAACTGGATCGCTGTGGCCTATACCCAGTTTCTCGTCTGCTATAG GCTGAAGGAAGCCTCTGGCTGGCAGCTGGTGTTTTCCAGCCCCCGCCTGGACTGGCCCATCGAGCGACTGGCGCTCACAGCCCGTGTGCCTGGTGGCGCTCTGGGTGAGCACGACAAGATGGTGGCAGCCGCCACCGGCAGCGAGGTCCTGCTGTGGGCTCTGCAGGCAGAAGGCGGTGGCTCGGAGATAG GTGTCTTCCACCTGGGGGTGCCCGTGGAGGCCTTGTTCTTCGTCGGGAACCAGCTCATCGCCACGAGCCACACAGGGCGCATTGGGGTGTGGAATGCCGTCACGAAGCATTGGCAG GTCCAGGAGGTGCAGCCCATCACCAGTTACGACGCAGCcggctccttcctcctcctcggCTGCAACAACGGCTCCATCTACTACGTGG atGTGCAGAAGTTCCCTCTGCGCATGAAAGACAACGACCTCCTTGTCAGCGAGCTCTACCGGGACCCGGCTGAGGATGGGGTCACTGCCCTCAGCGTCTACCTCACGCCCAAGACTA GCGACAGCGGGAACTGGATCGAGATTGCCTATGGCACGAGCTCGGGGGGCGTGCGGGTCATTGTGCAGCACCCCGAGACCGTGGGCTCGGGGCCTCAGCTCTTCCAGACCTTCACCGTGCACCGCAGCCCCGTCACCAAGATCATGCTGTCTGAGAAGCACCTCATCTCAG TCTGTGCCGACAACAACCACGTGCGGACGTGGTCTGTGACTCGCTTCCGCGGCATGATCTCCACCCAGCCCGGCTCCACCCCGCTCGCTTCCTTCAAGATCCTGGCCCTGGAGTCGGCCGACGGGCATGGCGGCTGCAGCGCTGGCAATGACATTG GCCCCTATGGCGAGCGGGATGACCAGCAAGTGTTCATTCAGAAGGTGGTGCCCGGTGCCAGCCAGCTCTTCGTGCGCCTCTCATCCACTGGGCAGCG GGTGTGCTCCGTGCGCTCGGTGGACGGCTCCCCCACCACTGCCTTCACGGTGCTCGAGTGCGAGGGCTCCCGGCGGCTCGGCTCACGGCCACGGCGCTACCTGCTCACTGGCCAGGCCAATGGCAGCCTGGCCATGTGGGACCTGACCACCGCCATGGATGGCCTCGGCCAGGCCCCTG CAGGTGGCCTGACAGAGGAAGAGCTGATGGAAGAGCTGGAGCAGTGCGAGCTAGCCCCACTGGGCTCCTCGCGgggctccctccccagcccctcaccccgCACCTCTCTCACCAG TCTCCACTTGGCTTCCAGCAATACCTCCCTGTCTGGCCTCCGTGGGAGCCCCAGCCCCCCGCAGGCTGAGGCCCGGCGCCGTGGGGGAGGCAGCTTCGTGGAACGCTGCCAGGAACTGGTGCGGAGCGGGCCGGAGCCCCGACGGCCACCAACACCAGCCCCCCGGCCCTCCACGGGTCTCGGGGCTCCCCTCACACCCCCCAAGACGAAGCTCAATGAAACTTCCTTCTGA
- the SPTBN4 gene encoding spectrin beta chain, non-erythrocytic 4 isoform X4 yields the protein MLMARDGTREDGHKLHKRWLRHQAFMAELAQNKEWLEKIEREGQQLMQEKPELAASVRKKLGEIRQCWAELESTTQAKARQLFEASKADQLVQSFAELDKRLLHMESQLQDVDPGGDLATVNSQLKKLQSMESQVEEWYREVGELQAQTATLPLEPASKELVGERQSAVGERLVRLLEPLQERRRLLLASKELHQVAHDLDDELVWVQERLPLALQTERGNGLQAVQQHIKKNQGLRREIQAHGPRLEEVLERAGALASLRSPEAEAMRHGLEQLQGAWAGLREAAEQRQQVLDAAFQVEQYYFDVAEVEAWLSEQELLMMSEDKGKDEQSTLQLLKKHLQLEQGVENYEESIAQLSRQCRALLEMGHPDSEQISRRQSQVDRLYVALKELGEERRVGLEQQYWLYQLSRQVDELEHWIAEKEVVAGSPELGQDFEHVTVLQEKFSEFASETGTAGRERLAAVNQMVDELIECGHTAAATMAEWKDGLNEAWAELLELMGTRAQLLAASRELHKFFSDARELQGQIEEKRRRLPRLATPPEPRPSASSMQRTLRAFEHDLELLVSQVRQLQEGAAQLRTVYAGEHAEAIASREHEVLQGWKELLAACEDARLHVSSTADALHFHSQARDLLSWMDGIASQIGAADKPRDVSSVEVLMNYHQGLKTELEARVPELTACQELGRSLLLNKSAMTDEIQAQLDKLGTRKEEVSDKWDRHWEWLQQMLEVHQFAQEAVVADAWLTAQEPLLQSRELGSSVDEVEQLIRRHEAFRKAAAAWEERFSSLRRLTTIEKLKAEQSKQPPTPLLGRKFFGDPTELAAKAAPLLRPGGYERGLEPLARRASDTLSAEVRTRVGYVRQELKPERLQPRIDRLLEVPGRAEPAAPPAAPEDAVETPGPPAVAEQVRPRPERQESTDRVEEPPRRRRPERQESADQSEEAARRRRPERQESAEHEAAHSLTLGRYEQMERRRERRERRLERQESSEQEMPTRGDLVKGKATLADIVEQLQEKEAGPGLSVGPSLPQPRELPPGRLPNGLEPPERTPRPDRPRARDRPKPRRRPRPREGGEGGGSRRSRSAPAQGGSAPAPPPPPTHTVQHEGFLLRKRELDANRKSSNRSWVSLYCVLSKGELGFYKDSKGLASGGTHGGEPLLSLHKATSEVASDYKKKKHVFKLQTQDGSEFLLQAKDEEEMNGWLEAVAASVTEHAEIARWGQTLPTTSSTDEGNPKREAGERRASGRRK from the exons ATGCTGATGGCGCGAGATGGCACGCGGGAAGACGGCCACAAGCTGCATAAGAGATGGCTCCGGCACCAGGCGTTCATGGCCGAGCTGGCTCAGAACAAGGAGTGGCTGGAGAAGATTGAGAGG GAGGGCCAGCAGCTGATGCAGGAGAAGCCAGAATTGGCAGCCTCGGTGCGCAAGAAGCTGGGTGAGATCCGGCAGTGCTGGGCGGAGCTGGAGAGCACCACCCAGGCCAAGGCGCGGCAGCTCTTTGAGGCCAGCAAGGCTGACCAGCTGGTGCAGAGCTTCGCTGAGCTGGACAAGAGGCTCCTTCACATGGAGAGCCAGCTGCAAGACGTGGACCCTGGTGGGGACCTGGCCACCGTCAACAGCCAGCTCAAGAAGCTGCAG TCAATGGAGTCGCAGGTGGAGGAGTGGTACCGAGAGGTGGGCGAGTTGCAGGCGCAGACGGCGACGCTGCCCCTGGAGCCCGCGAGCAAGGAGCTGGTGGGCGAGCGGCAGAGCGCGGTGGGCGAGCGCCTGGTGCGCCTGCTCGAGCCGTTGCAGGAGCGCCGCCGCCTGCTGCTCGCCTCCAAGGAACTGCACCAGGTGGCGCACGACCTGGACGACGAGCTG GTGTGGGTTCAGGAGCGGCTGCCACTGGCCCTGCAGACGGAGCGAGGCAATGGTTTGCAGGCTGTCCAGCAGCACATCAAAAAGAACCAG ggcctgCGGCGGGAGATCCAGGCGCACGGGCCGCGCCTGGAGGAGGTGCTGGAGCGCGCGGGCGCACTGGCGTCTCTGCGCAGCCCCGAGGCGGAGGCCATGCGCCACGGCCTGGAGCAGCTGCAGGGCGCCTGGGCCGGACTGCGGGAGGCGGCCGAGCAGCGGCAGCAGGTGCTGGACGCCGCCTTCCAGGTGGAACAGTACTACTTCGATGTGGCCGAGGTGGAGGCGTGGCTGAGCGAGCAGGAGCTGCTCATGATGAGTGAGGACAAGGGCAAG GACGAACAGAGCACCCTGCAGCTGCTCAAGAAGCACCTGCAGCTGGAGCAGGGCGTGGAGAACTACGAGGAAAGCATCGCGCAGCTGTCTCGCCAGTGCCGGGCGCTGCTGGAGATGGGGCACCCCGACAG CGAGCAAATCAGCCGGCGGCAGTCCCAAGTGGACCGCCTGTACGTGGCGCTCAAGGAGCTGGGCGAGGAGCGCAGGGTGGGCCTGGAGCAGCAGTACTGGCTGTACCAGCTCAGCCGCCAGGTGGACGAGCTCGAGCACTGGATCGCAGAGAAGGAGGTGGTGGCCGGCTCGCCCGAGCTGGGCCAGGACTTTGAGCACGTCACG GTGCTGCAGGagaaattctcagagtttgccagCGAGACGGGCACGGCCGGGCGGGAGCGGCTGGCGGCCGTGAACCAGATGGTGGATGAGTTGATCGAGTGCGGCCACACGGCGGCGGCCACCATGGCCGAGTGGAAGGACGGGCTGAATGAGGCTTGGGCTGAGCTGCTGGAGCTCATGGGCACCCGGGCCCAGCTGCTGGCCGCTTCGCGGGAGCTGCATAAGTTCTTCAGCGATGCCCGCGAGCTGCAGGGACAGATTGAGGAGAAGCGGAGGCGACTGCCCCGCCTGGCCACCCCACCCGAGCCGAGACCCAGTGCCAGCTCCATGCAGCGGACGCTGCGCGCCTTTGAGCACGATCTGGAGCTTCTCGTGTCCCAG GTGCGGCAGCTGCAGGAGGGGGCAGCCCAGCTGCGGACGGTGTACGCGGGGGAGCATGCAGAGGCCATCGCCAGCCGGGAGCACGAGGTGCTGCAGGGCTGGAAGGAGCTGCTGGCAGCCTGTGAGGATGCCCGCCTGCACGTCAGTTCCACGGCCGACGCCCTGCACTTCCACAGCCAGGCCCGCGACCTGCTCTCCTGGATGGACGGCATCGCCAGCCAGATTGGGGCGGCTGACAAGCCCAG GGACGTGTCATCGGTGGAGGTGCTCATGAACTACCACCAGGGCCTGAAGACCGAGCTAGAGGCACGGGTGCCCGAGCTGACTGCCTGCCAGGAGCTGGGGCGCTCTCTGCTGCTTAATAAGAGCGCCATGACGGACgag ATTCAGGCGCAGCTGGACAAGCTGGGAACCAGGAAGGAGGAAGTGTCAGACAAATGGGACCGCCATTGGGAGTGGTTGCAGCAGA TGTTGGAGGTGCACCAGTTTGCCCAGGAGGCGGTGGTGGCCGATGCCTGGCTGACGGCCCAAGAGCCGCTTCTGCAGAGCCGGGAGCTGGGCAGCAGTGTGGACGAAGTGGAGCAGCTGATCCGGCGGCACGAGGCTTTCCGCAAGGCGGCGGCCGCCTGGGAAGAGAGGTTCAGCTCCCTGCGGCGCCTGACCACG ATCGAGAAGCTCAAGGCAGAACAGAGCAAGCAGCCACCCACCCCCCTGCTGGGGCGCAAGTTCTTCGGGGACCCCACGGAACTGGCGGCCAAGGCTGCGCCTCTGCTGCGGCCAGGGGGCTATGAGAGGGGCCTGGAGCCCCTGGCCCGCCGGGCCTCGGACACGCTGTCGGCGGAGGTGCGGACCCGGGTGGGCTACGTGCGCCAGGAGCTCAAGCCCGAGCGCCTGCAGCCGCGCATCGACCGGCTGCTGGAGGTCCCGGGGAGGGCGGAGCCCGCGGCGCCGCCGGCCGCACCCGAGGACGCGGTGGAGACCCCGGGGCCCCCCGCGGTGGCGGAGCAGGTGCGGCCGCGGCCGGAGCGCCAGGAGTCAACGGATCGCGTGGAGGAGCCGCCCAGGAGGCGGCGGCCGGAGCGCCAGGAGTCGGCCGATCAATCCGAGGAGGCTGCGCGGAGGCGGCGGCCCGAGCGCCAGGAGTCCGCAGAGCACGAGGCGGCACACAGTCTTACCCTGGGCCGCTACGAGCAGATGGAGCGGCGGCGCGAGAGGCGCGAGCGGCGTTTGGAGCGGCAGGAGTCCAGCGAGCAGGAGATGCCCACCAGAGGAGACCTGGTCAAGGG GAAGGCCACCCTGGCTGACATTGTGGAGCAGCTGCAGGAGAAAGAGGCAGGCCCAGGGCTCTCTGTTGGG CCGTCGCTGCCTCAGCCTCGCGAGCTTCCCCCCGGCCGCCTGCCCAACGGGCTTGAGCCGCCAGAGCGGACACCTCGGCCGGACCGGCCGCGGGCGCGCGACCGGCCCAAGCCGCGACGGCGGCCGCGGCCGCGAGAGGGTGGTGAGGGCGGGGGAAGCCGGCGCTCGCGCTCCGCCCCGGCCCAGGGGGGCTCCGCCCCCGCGCCTCCGCCCCCGCCCACTCACACAGTGCAGCACGAGGGCTTCCTGCTGCGCAAGCGCGAACTCGACGCCAACCGGAAGTCGTCCAATCG GTCGTGGGTGAGCCTGTACTGCGTACTCAGCAAGGGTGAGCTGGGCTTCTACAAGGACTCCAAGGGCCTGGCCTCAGGGGGCACACATGGCGGGGAGCCACTGCTCAGTCTGCACAAGGCCACCAGTGAGGTGGCCAGTGACTACAAGAAAAAGAAGCATGTCTTCAAGCTCCA GACCCAGGATGGCAGCGAGTTTTTGCTCCAGGCTAAAGACGAG GAGGAGATGAACGGCTGGCTGGAGGCCGTGGCCGCCTCGGTGACCGAACACGCCGAGATTGCCCGCTGGGGCCAGACGCTACCCACCACGTCGTCCACAGACGAAGGCAACCCCAAGCGAGAGGCGGGGGAGCGCAGGGCCAGCGGGCGCCGGAAGTGA